One window of Chryseobacterium sp. JJR-5R genomic DNA carries:
- a CDS encoding 5-formyltetrahydrofolate cyclo-ligase: MLKAELRKKYTQKRKALSADEAFLLSERIFKNFVDYFKPITGQKVHIFIPIEKFMEIDTQLFINYFLSRNIRVFVPKIAGMKLISVEIFTDTEFETNAWGISEPVSDEDSGCLDFDYVITPLLYCDHRGNRVGYGKGFYDGFFEGISEKSKKTGVNYFNPDENIDDVWEYDIPLDYLVTPTDVLSFFSKGLE, encoded by the coding sequence ATGTTAAAAGCAGAACTCAGGAAAAAATATACACAAAAAAGAAAGGCCTTGTCAGCAGATGAGGCTTTCCTGTTATCGGAAAGGATTTTTAAGAATTTTGTTGATTATTTTAAACCGATTACAGGTCAGAAAGTCCATATCTTTATACCGATTGAGAAGTTTATGGAAATTGATACACAGTTGTTTATTAATTACTTCTTAAGCCGGAATATCAGGGTATTCGTCCCTAAAATCGCAGGCATGAAACTGATCTCCGTCGAAATATTTACCGATACGGAATTTGAAACCAATGCATGGGGTATTTCCGAGCCGGTTTCTGATGAAGATTCAGGGTGTCTGGATTTTGACTATGTAATTACCCCTTTGCTCTACTGCGACCATAGAGGCAACAGAGTAGGCTACGGAAAAGGTTTTTATGACGGTTTCTTCGAGGGAATTTCTGAAAAGTCAAAAAAAACCGGAGTTAATTATTTTAACCCCGATGAAAATATCGATGATGTCTGGGAATATGATATCCCGCTTGACTATTTGGTAACGCCTACAGACGTGCTGTCTTTCTTCAGTAAAGGATTGGAATAG
- a CDS encoding rhodanese-related sulfurtransferase encodes MQLYNTLSAEERARLIDEAGKERLTLSFYAYAKIEDPKKFRDELFIAWNVLDALGRIYVAHEGINAQMSVPADQFEAFRDTLEAYDFMKGIRLNVAVEHDDHSFLKLTIKVRHKIVADGLNDNTFDVTDRGVHLKAQEFNNLLEDPNTIVVDFRNHYESEVGHFEGAITPDVENFRESLPIINEQLQDFKEDKNLLMYCTGGIRCEKASAYFKHQGFKNVFQLEGGIIEYTRQIKEEGIESKFIGKNFVFDHRLGERITDDIIAQCHQCGRPCDNHTNCANDACHLLFIQCDECKASMENCCSDKCLETIHLPWDEQLKLRKGLQVGNKVFRKGKSDALKFKRSGALPDQPLAKAVIKDIRKKISVKKVLLGKAEHYYTKSKIAQFLIENKELSVGDKVLISGPTTGEQEIIITEIFANGGPCETAKTGDQVTFELPFRVRLSDKIYKILA; translated from the coding sequence ATGCAACTGTATAACACCTTAAGCGCAGAAGAAAGAGCCCGGCTTATTGATGAAGCCGGTAAGGAACGCCTTACATTGTCTTTCTATGCGTATGCCAAAATTGAAGATCCCAAAAAATTTCGCGACGAACTGTTTATAGCCTGGAATGTCCTTGATGCGCTTGGCCGTATCTATGTGGCCCATGAAGGAATCAACGCCCAGATGAGCGTGCCTGCAGACCAGTTCGAAGCTTTCAGGGATACGCTGGAAGCATACGATTTTATGAAAGGCATCCGTTTAAACGTAGCGGTTGAGCATGATGACCATTCCTTTTTAAAACTGACGATAAAAGTAAGGCACAAAATTGTTGCCGATGGACTTAATGACAATACTTTTGATGTTACCGACAGAGGGGTGCATTTAAAGGCACAGGAATTCAATAATTTACTGGAAGACCCTAACACCATTGTAGTGGATTTCAGGAACCATTATGAGAGTGAGGTGGGGCATTTTGAAGGGGCAATCACTCCGGACGTGGAAAATTTCAGGGAAAGCTTACCTATTATTAACGAGCAGCTACAGGATTTTAAAGAAGATAAAAACTTGTTGATGTACTGTACAGGCGGGATCCGCTGCGAAAAGGCCAGTGCCTACTTCAAGCATCAGGGGTTTAAAAATGTTTTCCAGCTGGAAGGCGGAATTATTGAATATACCCGACAGATTAAAGAAGAAGGAATCGAAAGTAAATTTATCGGAAAAAATTTCGTGTTTGACCATCGTTTGGGAGAACGGATTACAGACGATATCATCGCACAGTGCCACCAGTGCGGCAGACCTTGTGACAACCATACCAATTGTGCCAATGATGCCTGTCATTTACTGTTTATTCAGTGTGACGAATGCAAAGCCTCCATGGAAAACTGCTGTTCAGACAAATGTCTTGAAACGATCCATTTACCGTGGGACGAGCAGTTAAAATTAAGAAAAGGGCTTCAGGTTGGCAATAAAGTGTTCAGGAAAGGAAAATCTGATGCGCTGAAATTTAAGAGGTCAGGTGCGCTGCCTGATCAGCCGCTGGCAAAAGCGGTAATAAAAGATATCCGCAAGAAGATATCCGTTAAGAAAGTTTTGCTTGGAAAAGCAGAGCATTATTATACAAAATCAAAAATTGCACAGTTTTTAATTGAAAACAAAGAGCTTTCAGTAGGCGATAAAGTGCTTATTTCAGGTCCTACAACCGGTGAACAGGAAATCATCATCACTGAGATTTTTGCAAACGGAGGTCCATGCGAAACAGCAAAAACAGGCGATCAGGTTACTTTTGAGCTTCCGTTCAGAGTCCGTCTGTCTGATAAAATATATAAAATTTTGGCTTAG